Proteins from one Chroococcidiopsis sp. CCMEE 29 genomic window:
- a CDS encoding hydantoinase B/oxoprolinase family protein, protein MSTASSARWQFWIDRGGTFTDIVARRPDGQMVIHKLLSENPERYPDAPVQGIRDILGISVDAPIPSEQIAVVKMGTTVATNALLERKGDRTLLVITKGFRDALRIGYQNRPDIFARQIVLPEMLYERVIEVEERYTAQGEELIPVNLDAIYPELQAAYKDGIRSCAVTLMHGYRYPDHEKQVANIAKNIGFTQVSASHKVSPLMKLVSRGDTTVVDAYLSPILRRYVEQMSSQLVGQHKESRENPIQNHATLLNGGNPPTQVAPKSKIQNRLMFMQSNGGLADAQVFQGKDSILSGPAGGIVGAVKTSLMAGLNKIITFDMGGTSTDVAHYAGRDSCATEYERSFETEIAGVRLRTPMMAIHTVAAGGGSILQFDGARYRVGPESAGANPGPASYSKGGPLTVTDCNVMVGKLQPQFFPKVFGPNGDLPLDAEVVQRKFAQLVEEIGDNRTPEQVASGFLAIAVEKMASAIKKISLQRGYDVSEYTLCCFGGAGGQHACLIADALGMKQVFIHPYAGVLSAYGMGLADVRVLRERAVESKLSDGVMVQLGQMLTQLEAEGKEELNSTSVRGAEEEIEVLRKVHLRYEGTNSPLVVDFGDATKMREQFEQAHQQRYGFIMEEKALIVEAVSVEVVGKTDEPEEPVVARKEEVKSVPIATVKMYTAKAWHETPMYQRQDLQPGDCISGPAIIIEATGTNVIEPNWQAELSDRNHLILKRRQESKIRTQESTPRPSPHTPHPSPDPVMLEIFNNLFRAIAEQMGITLQNTSSSVNIKERLDFSCAIFDSQGLLVANAPHIPVHLGSMSESVQALIADKGDTLKPGDVYASNNPYNGGTHLPDITVITPVFDDNQQQNLKSKILFYTASRGHHADIGGITPGSMPPSSCTVEQEGVLIDNFQLVSQGKIREKALLELLTGGSYPARNPAQNIADLNAQIAANERGVQELHKMVEHYGLEVVQAYMGHVQDNAEESVRRAIAVLTDGSFTYPLDDGSVIQVAIAIDKSTRSARIDFTGTSPQLASNFNAPAAVCKAAVLYVFRTLVDDEIPLNAGCLKPIETIIPEGCMLNPRYPAAVVAGNVETSQAITDTLYGALGAMAASQGTMNNFTFGNGRYQYYETICGGSGAGADFDGTDAVHTHMTNSRLTDPEVLEWRFPVLLESFSIRPDSGGKGCHHGGSGVIRRLRFREPMTAAILSGHRDIPPFGLHGGESAAVGRNSIERSDGTVEELGGTAVVEMQAGDVFVIETPGGGGYGVSSKL, encoded by the coding sequence ATGAGTACTGCCTCTAGTGCGCGCTGGCAATTTTGGATTGACCGAGGGGGGACATTTACTGATATCGTGGCGCGGCGTCCGGATGGGCAGATGGTGATTCATAAGCTGTTGTCGGAGAATCCTGAACGTTATCCAGATGCACCAGTACAGGGGATTCGGGACATTTTAGGTATTTCAGTAGATGCACCAATTCCATCCGAGCAGATTGCTGTGGTGAAAATGGGAACGACAGTGGCGACAAATGCGCTGCTGGAAAGGAAAGGCGATCGCACGTTACTAGTCATCACCAAAGGTTTTCGGGATGCCCTCCGCATCGGTTACCAAAACCGTCCCGATATCTTTGCCCGGCAGATTGTGCTGCCAGAAATGCTGTATGAGCGAGTAATTGAGGTAGAGGAACGCTATACCGCTCAAGGAGAAGAATTAATCCCAGTCAATCTTGACGCTATCTACCCAGAACTGCAAGCTGCGTACAAAGATGGCATCCGCTCTTGTGCCGTTACGTTGATGCATGGCTATCGCTATCCCGACCACGAAAAACAAGTGGCAAATATAGCCAAGAATATTGGTTTTACCCAAGTTTCAGCCTCCCACAAAGTTAGCCCCTTGATGAAATTGGTTAGTCGAGGCGATACCACAGTAGTTGATGCCTATTTATCACCCATCCTACGGCGCTATGTAGAGCAGATGTCGAGTCAACTAGTTGGTCAACACAAGGAGAGCAGAGAAAACCCAATCCAAAATCACGCCACTTTGCTCAACGGGGGCAACCCCCCCACGCAAGTGGCTCCAAAATCCAAAATCCAAAATCGATTGATGTTCATGCAATCGAATGGTGGTTTGGCAGATGCCCAAGTGTTTCAAGGCAAAGACAGTATTCTATCAGGGCCGGCTGGAGGTATTGTCGGAGCAGTGAAGACGAGTTTGATGGCTGGGTTGAACAAGATTATCACCTTTGACATGGGTGGCACTTCTACCGATGTGGCTCATTACGCAGGTAGGGACAGCTGCGCCACAGAGTATGAAAGGTCATTTGAAACGGAAATTGCTGGGGTGCGACTGCGAACGCCAATGATGGCGATTCACACGGTTGCTGCTGGCGGCGGTTCGATTCTGCAATTCGATGGGGCGCGGTATCGGGTAGGTCCAGAGTCAGCGGGGGCGAATCCGGGACCAGCTTCTTACTCAAAGGGCGGACCGTTGACAGTAACTGATTGCAATGTGATGGTGGGCAAGTTACAGCCGCAGTTTTTTCCCAAAGTATTTGGACCGAATGGAGATTTGCCGCTAGATGCGGAGGTAGTACAGAGAAAGTTTGCCCAACTAGTAGAGGAAATTGGGGATAATCGGACACCGGAACAGGTAGCATCTGGATTTTTGGCGATCGCAGTCGAAAAAATGGCAAGTGCGATCAAAAAAATCTCTCTCCAGCGTGGATATGATGTGTCGGAATATACTCTGTGTTGCTTTGGTGGAGCAGGGGGGCAACATGCTTGTTTGATTGCTGATGCTTTAGGGATGAAGCAGGTGTTTATCCATCCCTATGCTGGGGTGTTATCAGCTTATGGGATGGGTTTAGCAGATGTGCGGGTACTGCGGGAACGAGCGGTAGAGAGCAAGCTGAGTGATGGCGTGATGGTTCAACTAGGGCAGATGTTGACCCAGTTGGAGGCAGAGGGGAAGGAGGAATTAAACAGCACAAGCGTAAGGGGTGCAGAGGAAGAGATTGAGGTTCTACGGAAGGTACATCTGCGGTATGAAGGGACTAATTCGCCGCTGGTAGTGGATTTTGGTGATGCAACTAAGATGAGGGAGCAGTTTGAGCAGGCGCATCAGCAGCGTTATGGCTTCATTATGGAGGAGAAGGCGCTGATTGTGGAGGCGGTTTCGGTCGAAGTGGTAGGTAAGACCGATGAGCCAGAAGAACCAGTCGTTGCCCGAAAAGAAGAAGTTAAATCAGTGCCAATCGCTACAGTGAAAATGTACACAGCAAAGGCATGGCATGAAACGCCTATGTATCAGCGGCAGGATTTGCAACCGGGAGACTGCATTTCTGGTCCCGCCATCATTATTGAAGCGACTGGCACGAATGTAATTGAACCGAATTGGCAGGCGGAACTGAGCGATCGCAATCATCTAATTCTGAAGCGGAGACAGGAGTCAAAAATCAGAACTCAGGAGTCTACCCCCCGCCCCTCGCCCCACACCCCACACCCCTCACCCGATCCAGTGATGTTGGAAATTTTCAACAATCTATTTCGGGCGATCGCTGAACAAATGGGCATTACGCTGCAAAACACGAGTTCTTCAGTCAACATCAAGGAACGGCTCGATTTCTCTTGTGCCATCTTCGACTCTCAAGGTTTGCTAGTTGCTAACGCGCCACATATCCCAGTTCACTTGGGGTCAATGAGTGAAAGTGTGCAAGCACTGATTGCGGATAAAGGAGACACGCTCAAACCTGGGGACGTATACGCATCAAACAATCCCTACAACGGCGGCACCCACCTCCCCGACATTACCGTTATTACCCCCGTGTTTGATGATAACCAGCAACAAAATCTAAAATCCAAAATCCTCTTCTACACTGCCTCCCGGGGACATCATGCAGATATTGGCGGCATTACTCCTGGTTCGATGCCACCGTCAAGCTGCACAGTAGAGCAAGAAGGGGTGTTAATCGACAATTTCCAGCTAGTATCTCAAGGTAAAATCCGCGAAAAAGCACTACTGGAACTCTTAACAGGTGGTTCTTATCCAGCCCGAAATCCGGCTCAAAATATTGCCGATCTCAATGCTCAAATTGCTGCTAATGAGCGCGGTGTGCAGGAACTCCACAAAATGGTAGAACACTACGGGCTAGAGGTTGTACAGGCTTACATGGGTCACGTGCAGGATAATGCTGAAGAATCAGTTCGTCGCGCGATCGCTGTTCTAACCGATGGAAGTTTTACTTACCCCCTTGATGATGGCAGCGTAATTCAGGTGGCGATCGCTATTGACAAATCTACTCGTAGCGCCCGGATTGATTTTACTGGCACTTCACCTCAGTTAGCTAGCAATTTTAACGCGCCAGCTGCTGTGTGTAAGGCAGCGGTGTTATACGTCTTCCGCACGCTGGTCGATGACGAAATTCCCCTGAACGCTGGATGTCTTAAACCCATAGAAACCATCATTCCCGAAGGCTGTATGCTGAATCCGCGTTATCCAGCTGCTGTAGTTGCCGGGAATGTAGAGACATCGCAGGCAATCACCGATACTTTGTATGGTGCGTTAGGAGCAATGGCAGCTTCACAAGGAACGATGAATAACTTCACGTTTGGCAATGGACGCTATCAATATTACGAAACCATCTGCGGTGGTTCTGGTGCTGGTGCTGATTTTGATGGTACAGATGCCGTTCACACCCACATGACAAATTCCCGCCTCACCGATCCAGAGGTGCTGGAATGGCGGTTTCCCGTGCTGCTAGAAAGTTTTAGTATTCGTCCTGATAGTGGAGGTAAGGGGTGTCATCATGGCGGTAGTGGGGTGATTCGTCGCCTCCGTTTCCGGGAACCAATGACTGCTGCCATTCTGTCCGGGCATCGTGATATTCCTCCCTTTGGCTTGCATGGTGGTGAATCAGCTGCTGTGGGGCGGAATTCAATTGAGCGTAGCGATGGCACAGTGGAAGAGTTAGGTGGTACAGCTGTTGTAGAGATGCAGGCTGGGGATGTATTTGTGATTGAAACCCCTGGTGGCGGGGGGTATGGAGTTTCTAGCAAGCTGTGA
- a CDS encoding DUF760 domain-containing protein — MPFHSDFLRDNSEEAQANPLLNYLQRQSPEILSRVAKSASPEIQQIISHNVQGLVGMLPSENFDVKVITDRENLAGLLASAMMTGYFLRQMEQRMQLENLADSVAQPHDSTGGE, encoded by the coding sequence ATGCCTTTTCATTCTGACTTTTTGCGTGACAACTCTGAAGAAGCTCAAGCTAACCCACTCCTGAACTATCTGCAGCGGCAATCCCCTGAAATTTTATCTCGCGTGGCTAAATCTGCCAGCCCGGAAATTCAACAAATTATTTCTCATAACGTCCAAGGGCTTGTTGGGATGTTGCCTTCAGAGAATTTCGACGTAAAAGTTATCACTGACCGAGAAAACTTAGCAGGTCTTTTAGCCTCCGCAATGATGACAGGCTATTTTCTGCGTCAGATGGAACAGCGAATGCAGCTAGAAAATTTGGCTGACTCTGTAGCACAGCCTCATGATTCGACTGGAGGCGAATAG
- the scpB gene encoding SMC-Scp complex subunit ScpB, whose amino-acid sequence MATKIEAILYLKGQPLSIAEIAEYAGCDRATAEEGIIELIDDYAHRDSALEVVETPNGYSLQLRSGFQELVQTLIPVELGVGALRTLAAIALHSPITQTELVNLRGSGAYQHVQELVGLGFVRKRRQADSRSFSLQVTEKFHQYFQLEQLPHPFVSNHDELNQ is encoded by the coding sequence TTGGCGACCAAGATTGAAGCGATTCTTTACTTGAAGGGTCAGCCACTCTCGATCGCGGAAATTGCTGAGTATGCAGGGTGCGATCGCGCCACAGCTGAGGAGGGGATCATTGAACTAATCGACGACTATGCTCATCGGGACAGCGCCTTAGAAGTTGTCGAAACGCCTAATGGTTATAGCCTGCAGCTCCGGTCGGGCTTTCAGGAATTAGTGCAAACGCTGATTCCAGTCGAATTGGGAGTAGGGGCATTACGGACTTTAGCAGCGATCGCGCTTCACAGCCCAATTACCCAAACTGAACTAGTTAACCTGCGGGGTTCCGGAGCCTATCAGCACGTTCAAGAACTCGTTGGGCTAGGTTTTGTCCGTAAACGGCGACAAGCTGATTCCCGTTCCTTTTCCCTACAGGTAACTGAGAAATTTCACCAGTATTTTCAGCTGGAACAGCTTCCTCATCCTTTTGTTTCAAACCACGATGAATTGAATCAGTAA
- a CDS encoding peptidylprolyl isomerase, translating to MTNLLNRWLKNTLIALLLVTVYLGLSVALWTPSSNAALPAGNAITDGNALLRYALPIDNQDVQKLQASLEDIATQLRANRRWGSISSDITAASRIVSDPDKLLKSIPEAKQPQAQNLISEIKAGISDLRQAAEAKDKEQISLGRAKVLDLVGQLEELMVQGFPFEVPAEYSNLPQLKGRATVEMKTNKGTITLVVDGYSAPVTAGNFVDLVQRGFYDGLEFIRAEESYVLQTGDPAGPEQGFIDPATGKYRAIPLEVLVKGDPAPTYGITLEQAGRYRDEPVLPFSAYGAVAMARPEPDPNGGSSQFFFFLFEPELTPAGRNLLDGRYAVFGYVTEGKEVLEQLKAGDKVESARVIQGAENLVQPQVA from the coding sequence ATGACAAACTTGTTGAACCGCTGGCTAAAAAACACTCTGATCGCACTGCTGCTGGTCACTGTATATCTTGGGTTAAGTGTTGCCTTGTGGACTCCTTCGAGTAATGCAGCGCTGCCAGCTGGGAATGCTATTACCGACGGCAATGCATTGTTGCGGTATGCACTGCCGATTGATAATCAAGACGTGCAAAAACTGCAAGCGAGTTTGGAAGATATTGCTACCCAACTGCGGGCAAATCGACGCTGGGGTTCTATTTCAAGCGATATCACTGCTGCCTCCCGAATTGTGAGCGATCCCGACAAACTTCTGAAAAGTATACCTGAAGCTAAACAACCCCAAGCCCAAAACTTAATTAGTGAGATCAAAGCTGGGATTTCAGACCTGCGACAGGCTGCTGAAGCCAAGGATAAAGAACAAATTTCGTTAGGACGAGCCAAGGTACTTGACTTAGTGGGTCAGCTAGAAGAGCTGATGGTGCAAGGGTTTCCCTTTGAAGTGCCAGCTGAATATAGTAACTTACCTCAACTTAAAGGTCGTGCCACTGTGGAGATGAAAACCAACAAAGGCACCATTACTCTAGTTGTAGATGGCTACAGCGCTCCAGTTACAGCTGGGAACTTTGTAGATTTAGTTCAGAGGGGCTTCTATGACGGATTGGAATTCATCCGAGCAGAAGAATCCTATGTACTGCAAACCGGAGATCCAGCGGGTCCAGAACAGGGGTTCATTGATCCAGCCACTGGCAAATACCGCGCCATCCCTTTAGAAGTCCTGGTTAAAGGCGACCCAGCCCCCACCTACGGTATTACTCTGGAACAAGCTGGTCGTTACCGTGATGAACCAGTACTTCCATTTTCTGCCTATGGTGCGGTAGCAATGGCTCGACCCGAACCGGATCCCAATGGCGGCTCTTCTCAATTTTTCTTCTTCCTGTTTGAACCAGAATTGACCCCAGCGGGTCGCAATTTGTTGGACGGTCGTTATGCGGTATTTGGCTATGTGACGGAAGGCAAAGAAGTTCTAGAACAGTTAAAAGCAGGTGACAAGGTTGAATCAGCTAGGGTGATCCAAGGAGCAGAGAATTTGGTTCAACCTCAAGTAGCCTAA